The following proteins come from a genomic window of Trifolium pratense cultivar HEN17-A07 linkage group LG4, ARS_RC_1.1, whole genome shotgun sequence:
- the LOC123923905 gene encoding ethylene-responsive transcription factor-like protein At4g13040, with product MVSLRRRRLLGLCSGNNSFVTPLPLYCENLARFENSSQNANPKSEQSVVSDIVSVVLDSTGTQTSQNTVVKDESGSSDVSGSSPSKEQPSQQSIGPPVKRRKRHSRKHRENQEPCLMRGVYFKNMKWQAAIKVDKKQIHLGTFASQEEAARLYDRAAFMCGREPNFELSEEQKRELSKFKWEEFLTMTRQTITCKKHKKSRSPGLVEVEPSSNGVDCGGKQVVTDFSVSGEAEQEIDVSRNL from the exons ATGGTAAGCTTGAGAAGGCGCAGACTTTTGGGATTATGCTCAG GAAATAATTCATTTGTCACTCCACTTCCTCTATACTGTGAAAATCTAGCCCGTTTTGAAAATTCAAGTCAGAATGCTAATCCTAAAAGTGAACAATCTGTGGTTTCGGATATCGTGAGCGTCGTCTTGGACAGTACAGGGACACAG ACTTCCCAAAATACCGTTGTGAAAGATGAATCAGGATCATCGGATGTATCTGGTTCTAGCCCGTCTAAAGAGCAGCCTAGTCAACAAAGCatag GGCCTCCTGTTAAACGTAGAAAGCGACATTCAAGAAAACATAGAGAGAATCAAGAACCATGCTTAATGAGAGGGGtgtatttcaaaaatatgaAGTGGCAAGCAGCAATAAAAGTGGACAAGAAACAGATCCACCTAGGGACCTTTGCGTCACAGGAAGAAGCTGCTCGATTGTATGACAG GGCTGCTTTCATGTGTGGGAGGGAACCAAATTTTGAGCTTTCCGAAGAACAAAAGCGCGAATTGAGTAAGTTCAAATGGGAAGAATTCTTGACGATGACACGACAGACAATAACCTGCAAAA AACACAAGAAAAGTCGTAGTCCAGGACTGGTAGAAGTCGAACCTTCGTCGAATGGAGTTGATTGTGGCGGTAAGCAAGTAGTGACTGACTTCTCCGTCAGTGGTGAAGCGGAGCAAGAAATAGATGTCTCTAGAAATTTATGA